A genomic stretch from Halopiger aswanensis includes:
- a CDS encoding class I SAM-dependent methyltransferase, with protein MTNSNRTDDRGGSSDTDVKDLVRRHWNGRAATFDDASHHGIHDAEQRERWLSVLREWTGAGSDAAGDPRDRRARVLDVGCGTGVISLLLSELGHDVTGVDFAPEMLERARAKASAADRSIAFCRGDAETLPLPDDAFELVTARHLVWTLPNPEAALAEWRRVLEPGGRVALLEGYWDHDEPWDEYEAVHGDLPLYDGRPVDELRGELERAGYRDLEHEPLSDPVLWGREPRHEYYVLAGTVPE; from the coding sequence GTGACGAATTCGAATCGAACCGACGACCGCGGCGGGAGCAGCGACACCGACGTGAAGGACCTCGTTCGACGCCACTGGAACGGGCGCGCGGCGACGTTCGACGACGCGAGCCACCACGGCATCCACGACGCCGAGCAGCGCGAACGGTGGCTGTCGGTGCTCCGGGAGTGGACCGGCGCCGGCAGTGACGCCGCTGGCGACCCGCGGGACCGTCGCGCCCGCGTCCTCGACGTCGGCTGTGGCACCGGCGTCATCTCGCTGCTGCTTTCGGAACTGGGCCACGACGTCACGGGCGTCGACTTCGCCCCCGAAATGCTCGAGCGCGCCCGGGCGAAAGCCAGCGCGGCCGACCGCTCGATCGCGTTCTGCCGCGGGGACGCGGAGACGCTCCCGCTGCCCGACGACGCGTTCGAGTTGGTCACGGCTCGCCACCTCGTCTGGACGCTCCCGAACCCCGAGGCGGCGCTGGCCGAGTGGCGACGCGTCCTCGAGCCCGGCGGCCGCGTCGCGTTGCTCGAGGGGTACTGGGACCACGACGAGCCGTGGGACGAGTACGAAGCCGTCCACGGGGACCTGCCGCTGTACGACGGTCGGCCGGTCGACGAGCTCCGCGGGGAACTCGAGCGGGCGGGCTACCGGGATCTCGAGCACGAGCCGCTGTCGGATCCGGTGCTGTGGGGACGGGAGCCCCGCCACGAGTACTACGTTCTCGCCGGAACGGTTCCCGAGTGA
- a CDS encoding MATE family efflux transporter yields MLALERDEITNGPIPRTLALLALPLLVQNLVQVLQQVIDTLWLGRHSLEAVAAVGINFPLTGLLAAVAIGVGVGTQVLVSQRVGADELAAGRRAAFNGTVLGLVVGAGTGLATWAVARDVVALFGAGAVVTEYAAAYLAVYGLVFAVAAASEALEAGFIGWGDTRAALYINAVAVAVNVVVDPFLIFGWWLAPELGVAGAAAATGIGYGCGLVVGLAMALRGRGEFVLSRDARTLEGADWREIIDIGWPNGGQHVSSQSARVGMIWLVVLVGDAVGLAAFTIGARVSTIAFVPAMGLQQAAQSMIGQSLGAALPERARRTTWIGVAIASGGLCLVGALQWLVPEPLAVLFVPDATAAELAVATEYLQILAYGYWAIGATYLLQAGFNGARRTRTSLVATLVQYWLVRLPIAAAAALVLGTDVTGVFWAVTLSNIAAAIGLGWYYWYETSGGMNARAADAASAGAVQ; encoded by the coding sequence ATGTTGGCGCTCGAGCGCGATGAGATCACGAACGGGCCGATTCCGCGGACGCTCGCGCTGTTAGCGCTGCCGCTTCTCGTCCAGAATCTCGTGCAGGTGCTCCAGCAGGTGATCGATACGCTCTGGCTCGGGCGCCACAGCCTCGAGGCGGTCGCCGCGGTCGGAATCAACTTTCCGCTGACCGGCCTGCTCGCGGCCGTCGCGATCGGCGTCGGCGTCGGGACGCAGGTGCTGGTCTCCCAGCGCGTAGGCGCCGACGAACTCGCTGCCGGGCGCCGGGCCGCGTTCAACGGTACCGTCCTCGGTCTCGTCGTCGGCGCAGGGACCGGCCTCGCGACGTGGGCCGTCGCGCGCGACGTCGTCGCGCTCTTCGGCGCGGGCGCGGTCGTCACCGAGTACGCCGCCGCCTACCTCGCGGTCTACGGGCTCGTCTTCGCCGTCGCCGCCGCGAGCGAGGCCCTCGAGGCGGGCTTTATCGGCTGGGGCGATACGCGTGCGGCGCTGTACATCAACGCCGTCGCCGTCGCGGTCAACGTCGTCGTCGACCCGTTCCTGATATTCGGTTGGTGGCTCGCCCCCGAGCTCGGCGTCGCCGGCGCCGCGGCGGCGACGGGGATCGGCTACGGCTGCGGACTCGTCGTCGGGCTCGCGATGGCGCTTCGCGGTCGCGGCGAGTTCGTTCTCTCGCGGGACGCCCGGACGCTCGAGGGCGCCGACTGGCGGGAGATTATCGACATCGGCTGGCCGAACGGCGGGCAACACGTCTCGAGTCAGTCCGCGCGCGTCGGGATGATCTGGCTCGTCGTGCTCGTCGGCGACGCCGTGGGACTGGCCGCGTTTACGATCGGCGCGCGCGTCTCGACCATCGCCTTCGTGCCGGCGATGGGGCTCCAGCAGGCCGCACAGAGCATGATCGGCCAGAGCCTCGGCGCGGCGTTGCCCGAGCGGGCGCGCCGGACGACCTGGATCGGGGTCGCCATCGCGAGCGGCGGGCTCTGTCTCGTCGGCGCGCTCCAGTGGCTGGTTCCCGAACCGCTCGCGGTGCTTTTCGTCCCCGACGCGACCGCCGCCGAACTCGCGGTTGCCACCGAGTACCTGCAGATTCTCGCGTACGGTTACTGGGCGATCGGCGCGACCTACCTGCTGCAGGCCGGTTTCAACGGGGCTCGCCGGACGCGAACCAGCCTCGTCGCGACGCTGGTGCAGTACTGGCTCGTCCGACTGCCGATCGCCGCTGCGGCCGCACTCGTCCTCGGAACGGACGTGACGGGCGTCTTCTGGGCCGTTACCCTGTCGAACATCGCAGCGGCGATCGGGCTCGGCTGGTACTACTGGTACGAGACCTCGGGCGGGATGAACGCCCGCGCCGCGGACGCCGCGTCTGCGGGGGCGGTACAGTAA
- the lipA gene encoding lipoyl synthase — translation MSSARKPDWLKMRPPSGREFTDIRETLRDRNLHTVCEEANCPNLGECWSGGAGTGDGEGGTATFMLMGDRCSRACNFCDVETGGMEPLDPDEPENVAEAVAEIGLDYVVLTSVDRDDLPDQGAGHFAETIREIKARHPGILVEVLIPDFQGEQRLVRKIIDAEPDVIAHNVETVERLQYPVRDRRAGYEQSLSVLEQVDRESDIYTKTSIMLGHGEYDHEVYRTLADCRERGVDIVTLGQYLRPSRNHLEVKRYDHPDKYETWRRVAEEELGFLYCASGPMVRSSYKAGELFVDAVLREGKSVEDAREAARPTQD, via the coding sequence ATGAGCAGCGCTCGAAAGCCCGACTGGTTGAAGATGCGGCCGCCGTCGGGCCGGGAGTTTACCGACATCCGGGAGACGCTGCGCGACCGAAACCTCCACACCGTCTGCGAGGAGGCGAACTGTCCCAACCTCGGCGAGTGCTGGTCGGGCGGTGCAGGAACGGGCGACGGCGAGGGCGGCACCGCGACGTTCATGCTGATGGGCGATCGCTGCTCTCGAGCCTGCAACTTCTGCGACGTCGAGACCGGCGGGATGGAGCCGCTCGATCCCGACGAACCCGAAAACGTCGCCGAGGCGGTCGCCGAAATCGGACTGGATTACGTCGTGCTCACCTCCGTCGACCGGGACGACCTGCCGGATCAGGGCGCGGGCCACTTCGCCGAGACGATCCGCGAGATCAAGGCCCGCCATCCCGGCATCCTCGTCGAAGTCCTCATCCCCGACTTTCAGGGCGAACAGCGGCTCGTCCGAAAGATCATCGACGCCGAGCCGGACGTCATCGCGCACAACGTCGAGACCGTCGAGCGCCTGCAGTACCCCGTTCGCGATCGCCGGGCCGGCTACGAACAGTCGCTGTCGGTGCTCGAGCAAGTCGATCGCGAATCCGACATCTACACGAAGACGTCGATCATGCTCGGCCACGGCGAGTACGACCACGAGGTCTACCGGACGCTCGCGGACTGCCGGGAACGGGGCGTCGATATCGTCACGCTCGGGCAGTACCTCCGGCCCTCGCGGAACCACCTCGAGGTGAAACGCTACGACCATCCGGACAAGTACGAGACCTGGCGCCGCGTCGCCGAGGAGGAACTGGGCTTCCTCTACTGTGCCAGCGGCCCGATGGTCCGCTCGTCCTACAAGGCAGGTGAGCTATTCGTCGACGCCGTTCTCCGCGAGGGCAAGAGCGTCGAAGACGCTCGCGAAGCAGCGCGACCGACGCAGGACTGA
- a CDS encoding SPFH domain-containing protein: MVAILAISGVLLLTIAGAVYDGLQTVEEGELKALLVFGEMEAVLEPGLSFVPPFVSKTYPIDPQTMTIDTDDDRIAVPAEFESAVQAATER, encoded by the coding sequence ATGGTAGCGATACTCGCCATCAGCGGTGTGCTCCTTCTGACGATCGCGGGAGCGGTGTACGACGGCCTGCAAACGGTCGAGGAAGGCGAACTGAAAGCGCTCCTCGTGTTCGGCGAGATGGAAGCCGTCCTCGAGCCGGGGCTCAGTTTCGTCCCGCCGTTCGTCTCGAAGACGTACCCGATCGACCCGCAGACGATGACGATCGACACGGACGACGACCGAATCGCCGTTCCCGCCGAGTTCGAATCAGCCGTTCAAGCGGCGACCGAGCGGTGA